Part of the Triticum urartu cultivar G1812 chromosome 2, Tu2.1, whole genome shotgun sequence genome, agattgaaagtgcaactatccctgggtggttttggtaatttctaacaacatatagctcattaagctaacattattccaagattaatatttcaggaaaagctcaatgaatggcatggcatggatgaggaaagtggatccctcaaaattctaaggacaaaaagtttggctcaagcttgaagctcaagactctacattttatattttagtgatccaagatcacattgagtctataggaaaagccaatactatcaaggagggatgaggtgttgcttaatggcttgcttgctcaaaatgcttagtgatatgctccaaaaccctcaactaccttcccacatccacatatgacctaaaccaaaagtcaaactcggccccaccgattctttctatccggcgccaccgagtttcaaatgtcatagccactgccacaaaccctaggcaaatcggtctcaccgatagggatctcggtctcaccgagatgggattgtaatctctctgtttcacTTCGTAACGTCttggtcttaccgagatgagcgatcggttccaccgagattgcaatgtaaactctctgtttcccttttgtaacatttcggtctcaccgagatgagcgaatcggtcccaccgagtttacctgaccaactctctggttatcttattaccaaaatcggtcccaccgagtttgggtaatcggtcacaccgagattacgttatgccctaaccctaaccatatcggtcctaccgagttgcatctcagtcccaccgaaaatcctaacggtcactaggtttgctgaatcggtccgaccgagtttaaccattcggtcccacctagtttggcaaattgtgtgtaacggttagattttgtgtggaggctatatatacccctccacccactcttcattcgtggagagagccatcggaacatacctacacttccaatacacattttttgagagagaaccacctacacttgtgttgaggtcaagatattccattccaaccatatgaatcttgatctctagccttccccaagttgctttccactcaaatcttctttccaccaaatccaaatcctgtgagagagagttgagtgttggggagactctcatttgaagcacaagagcaaggagttcataatcaacacaccatttgttacttcttggagagtggtgtctcctagattggctaggtgtcacttgggagccttcgacaagattgtggagttgaaccaaggagtttgtaagggcaaggagatcgcctacttcgtgaagatctaccgctagtgaggcaagtccttcgtgggtgacggccgtgatggaatagacaaggttgcttcttcgtggacccttcgtgggtggagccctccatggactcgcgcaaccgttaccctccgtgggttgaagtctccatcaacgtggatgtacaatagcaccacctatcggaaccacgacaaaaacatccgtgtctccaattgcatttgaatcctccaaacccttccctttacattcttgcaagttgcatgctttactttccgctgctcatatactctttagcatgcttgcttgaattgtgtggagattgcttgacttgtgctaagatagctaaaatctgccaagaactaaaattgggaaaaggctagatttttatttggtcaagtagtctaatcacccccttctagacatactttcgatcctacacattCTCTCACCTCTTAAGCACATATGCGGGCAACCAAACAGCTGGCCCTAAAGTGCTCATTGATGCAATGCACGCAACGAAACAACATGCAAATGTTGGTTTGTTGCCTGTTTTTGCTCAACCAGGCTAGGTGAAGACGGGTATGAAATGCAGGCACTATTGGAGAAGGCAACCAAACACATCCAAAAGTGCCTGTCGCCCTTCGCTTCTCTGCAATCCAGTCcactaagggcatctccaatgccAACCCGCAAACCTCCCGCAACCATCCGGACCATAAAAGCCATCCCACGCGGTCCTGTATCGATCCGCGGCGCGGTCCGGACGAGATTTCTCCCGCAAACCGGAGACAAAATTGGGGGAGGTTTGCGGGAGTCCGGACCGATCCCAAGCCCGCTTTTGACCGACCTGGCCCACCAAAAACCCCTTCCCCCTCCGTGTTTTCGGTCAGTGCCGATCCAGAGCGTCAGCGCCCGCATTCATGCCTAGCCAGAGAAGATGCAGCCACTCACTGGAGCCAGTATTTAAGCGGCACACCGGTCGAGAGAGTGTCGCCCGCGTCACTTCTCGATGTAGGCGTCTGCCGTGCGTTCAAACAACACAACTGTCGCCCATCTGTTCATCTACCGCCCGCATTGATGGCACGTGGTTGCCGAGGCATCTCCTCTGGCGCCACCCGTGTGCCCTCTGCTGCCCACTGGTGCTATATAAACCGCTGCCCTAGTGCCCCGGCCATACCACAGTCCTCCCTCTCCGCACCACTCCCCGCCATGAATCCCTCCGTAGTCAAAGCTCTCTGGGATGGGCTGACATCAGAGTGGAAGAAGGCCATGGCGGCCATTGCTGTCGACTAGTAGGCCGGTAGGCAGCCGAAGGACGCCTCCGACGATGACATGCAAATGGAGGACACCTCCGATGACGAGCTAACGCcaccctcctcttcctctgcggCACCCTCCTCCTACActccatcctcgccggtgcactGCACCATGACCATCCGCGAGGCCCGTGCCCATTATATGGACATGCTGCGGGAGGAGTGGGAGGACCAGTTTCGGGAGGCACATGCCGACGCCAATGCAACCACAACCTCCTCCAGGAGCATCTTCAAGCGGAGGAGTAGGTCGCCGCTAGCAGGGCGGTTGCGTCGGACGCGGACCTGGCGGAGCAGGAGACATTGCTCGAGTcctaccgctccgcccgcaagtAACATCGACGACGAGGAGGCCGCGCCCCAGCGCCACAACCACGAAGAAGCTGACACGTCCGCGGGCGCCGccggcagcgaggaagagtagtGCACCGTAGGTCGCCACCGCTCGCCTCCAAGGAAGGCCACCGCTCCTCCCCTCCTATCGATGCCAAGCTTGGTGGCTGAGCATCTTCGGCCGATTAGTCGCTTGGCGGTAGTCCTGGCCATCTCAGGCCCCGCCCTGTCGGCCCACCCAGGCCCGGCCCTAAAATCCAGGGCCTAGGCCCGATGGGCTTGATCATGGGCCGGGCTTGGGCCTGAGTTTTGATCCCACTAGCAGGGCCTGGGCGGGCTTGGGCTTATCATATTGACATTTTAAGGAAGAGGCCCAGCCCACGACCCTAAGCCCTAAGGGCTTTTCAGGGCTTTTTACCAGATGGGCCGGGCTTGGGCTTGAAAAGTAGGCCCGATGATAGGGCCTGGGAGGGCCTGGGCCTCAGTTTTCTGCCATGGGCTTTTTTAATCCCGGCCCGGCCCATGGCCAGATATACTTGGCGGCGACGTTGAGGCGGACAGCTTCGGTTCCCGGGGATCCGGAGGCGGAGCAAGAGAGCATTGAGACAGAATCGGAGACGGTGAAGCTTTAGTTCTCGGGGCTGATGGCCGGACACGGGGACCGGACGCCAGAAATCATTTAGATTAGGCATTAATTATACTTCAGGGCCCGTCTAGCACTGCTATGATGTATTTGTAATGAAATCCGTCATATTTATATGAAATCCGGTGTGTTTATATGAAATATGGCcgtgtttatatgaaatccggaCTTGTTTGAACGAATTTCATCCGGATGGTTCAAGTTGTTGTGAAAATGTATGAGCATGTACTAGTACAGCTTACCAGATATAAGTCACCTCATATCTCGTATATATGGTGCTGCTTATCATCAGATTCAAGGCACCAGATATACACATATATGTATAACTGCTTATCAGATTCAAGTCACCAGACATATCACATATTTTTTGTGATGCTTATCATGCATATGTAATTGATCACAAGGAAGAACATAGTTGCCTCTTGTGGCCTTCTACGTCAATTGCCTACTAAACCTATAATACCTACACTATACCTATGTTTCCTATTTTCTTACAAGGCTGATCTAATCTTTCCGTCGGTGCAGAATTGCACTCTCGTCGCCTCAGTCTGGGCCCTATCTACCTAAACTCTGCAAAATGTATGTTGCCAAATCAGTAATCTTGAACTCGGATATGTAACCCGTTGGGAGCCTCCACCCGGGGGAATTTCAAGATCGTGTTCTTGCCTTCTTCCTGCCATCTAAAACATCAAAGCCAATGCCAAGTATCTCTCAGTAAATAATGCTGGAGCTGTTCATCGAAATGGAATCAGTGTGGAATAGTGGAGGTTGAACAAACCTGTATCGGGTCACGAAATAGTGGAGGAAAGTCGCGATCTCCGCCGTGCCCACCTCCTTTCCGGGGCACATCCGGCCGCCTCCTCCGAACAACATGAAGTGCGGGTGCGATTCCATGTTCTTCTCCTGTTCATTATCAGTAGGCAACAAAAGGTTAGAACTTCTTCTAGTAGGGCCTAGGTGGTATGTTTTAGTGATGTTTTGATGGTCATATTTGTTTGCTCTTTTACTTACCAGCCACCTCCACGGATTGAAAGTCATCGGGTCAGGATACATGAATGGGTCGTAGTTTATCTCCCTGGTGTAAACATAGATTCTCCACCCTTTTGGAATGACATACCCTGGAAGAAATCGATAATACTGCTTTAGAACTAACTTAACATTTGCCTAGAAAATGCTAAATTGGTAGGATTAATTTGCATGTATATCTCACCATTCATTTCCACATCCTGAGTTGTTTTCCTCAGGAGCCCATTGACGACTGTAGCTAATCTTAGTGTCTCAGAAATGACCTGCATATATCCATTGGTTTATCATGATCCTGTTTATACTAAATTCCTACTCAGACTTCATCCTCTGTTATTTTACTTTTAGCTCCTATTTTGTACTTACAGCTCGAGTGAAGGCCATGGACTTGAAATCTTCATAACTGATGGCTTCCTCCGGCGATTTCCCCTTCCTGATATCAAGATGCTCTCTCTGAATTCACAAGTGACAATTCCATCAGTAAACTCTAAAAGGCACATGATTCTTGTTATGGGATCAAAATAAATTGGTTTGAGAATATGTGTACATACCCTGAGTTCATCAAGAGCTCGCGGGTGGTCCGACAGGTACTTGACAGCCATCATCGAAGTGGTCGACATCGTCTCGTATCCAGAGTAGATGAGGGCGATGAGCAAGTCGATGATCTGCTCATCAGTGAGTTTCTCCCTGGTCCCATCGTCGCCGCTTCTCAAGAGAGCATCCAGCATGTCATCCTGAGCATCACCAGAGGACCGCCGCTCCGCGATCATCTGCTCTAGCATGGACACAAGCTTCGTCCTTGCCTGGAAGCCCTGGTAGTAGCTGGTTCCCGGAAGGTTGATTGGCAACGAGATGGTGCCGAGCACCAGGCTGCATAGCTCTGTTTTGAGGGCGTCAGAGAGTGGGCCAGCCGTGAtgccggcgatctgccggagtgCGGACAGCAAGGCCATCTGAAAGGGAAAGGGAAAGTCAGTTAGATATGATGCTTCTATGAAACTCTGGAAGGTGATGAGATTCTGTGATGTGTTGTTGCGAGATCAGATGCTTCTATGAAGCTCTGCAACAACCACAAAAGCGGCAACCACTTTGGAAAAATATAAATTCAAAGTGATACTCTGTTTATTCAAGGAGATACTACTATAGAACTCTGCAACAACTACTTTGGAATGTTTTTTCCTGCTTTATCGTATATCAGTTTTTAATTTGTTCCTAAGTGTGATAATATCAATATTCTGTGAAATGTTGTTATGAGCTTGGTCACCCATTTTTTTCAGAGCAGAGCACAGCATTTCTGTTGTGACTGACTGACCTCCTTGGTCTTGGCCTGGACGTCGACGACACTGCCTGCCCATCCATGGAGGTGGTCGCGCATGAAGGCGTCGATCTTGGGGAGGAGGCTGGTGCGGAGCGCGGCGGGCCGGACGAGGCCGAGCATGGCGCCGCGCATGACGCGGTGCAGCGGGCCGTGGACGGCGGCGATGTTGTTgcggccgaggatgtcgagcatGGACTGCGGGTAGCCGGGGACCAGGCCGCCGGCCTCGCCCTGCAGCAGCATGCGGCGGTTGAGCTCCGGGTCCATGCACACCACCGTGGGGCAGCCCAGGATGTGCGTCCGGAACAGCCTCCCGTACCTGCAGCAGCACACCGCAAATTTAGTTCCTCGTTTAGAAAAACTTATTGCTGAGATTCTCAATCAAAGATTATCATTATGCCAACATTCCTCGCTAAAAAAAAGCTTTATGCTAAGATTCTCTGTTCTTCCTGATGGCAGGCAAGCAAGCAGGCAGTATCATTAAGCAGGAGCAACAATATTTTCAGCTGGTAGGTGTTTCACTTTTGATCTGTGTATCATAGTTTACAACCCTGCGGAAATGGTACTTTGGGAGCTGGAACAGTGGTGAGCGTGTGTGCGAGTGAGCTTTTGGGGGACAAGCAGCGAAAAGCTAGTGATACTCCTCCTCTTCAGATCACCTTTCATCATAACCGGAAAGCAGCTGCCAAACCGGCACATTTCCGTAGTTTATGGATTCATGTATGTAGGAGGTACTACTGACTTTTTGGTAATaaatatattacatcatttgttATTAAATACTTCTTCTGtttctaaatatttatctttctaAATAtatcaacaagtgactacatacagaacaaaatgagtgaatctacactctaaagtatgctaaatacatccgtatgtggtagtcaaTTTGAAATgactagaaagacaaatatttaggaacaaagggaGTATAAGACATTTTAAACCGCCAAAAACGTCTTGCATTTGTGAAGAGAGGGAGTACTAATTACCCAAAATCTCTTGAAAAAGAAACTGCAATTTCCCTCTTaacaacactactactactactgccCAAGCCCCAGAGTGGCAGATACAGAATGAGTGGTTCTCCATTATTGGACCAATAGCATGCATCCATCTCTATTCTCTAGTGAAGTTCTCCACAACACCAACCAAATCCCCCAAATCCCGGCGAAGCGACATGTCCGGGCACTAGAGGTAGCTACCAAGCTAGTAATGTAATCCAAGGAAGAAGACGCAAGCAAGCAAGAATGCATCAACATCTCATGGTCGACCATGCGGACTAGTACGTACCTGAGCCTCCTCTGCTTCATGAAGCTGGGGCCCTGCTTGAGGAACTCCGTGGTCTCGCCGAACAGCGGCCACCCCATTGTCCCCGGCGGCAAGCAGCCATCGCCATCCTTCCTCCTGCCGTTGCCGTACCTGACCTCGTTCCAGCGCAGCAGCAGGCTGCTCGCCAGCACCACGCCGACCACAACGCCGACCAGCACAAGGAGGAGGAGCGCCatcttctacttcttcttctacctctctctgcctcctcttggatgctctgttTTGGTTCAAGAGGCAGGGCAGAGCAGACTGGTGTCTATCTTGGCAACAAGTGTTGCTCTGGATGAGTTGGGCAGAGGAGGAGGCCCTTTTATAcagggaggaggagaaggaggagaagatTATCCACCCCTCGTTGTAAAAATGGACGACCATTACTTTTCCGATGAGGGTCCCCATTCCAAGGTGAGGTCTTGACCATGGGAGGGAGGGGATCAAGAAGACGGGAGCACCAGAAATTTTACACGCAAGGCACCAAAATACTCCAGTGCTAGTGGGCGGAGATACAGAGCGGAGCAGAGAGTAAAATGACTGGGCCTGGAGCTACGCATAGGATAGGAGGAGGCGCATGCCCGGCCTCGAAACCGGTGCGCGCGCCGTCCGTGCGGGTGTTGGTTTGCGGCCACACGGTCAAAAAGGTATCCTGCCGAGATGCTGCTGCTCCCCATGTCTGCTTGTTTAATTGTTTTCATCTTACCTTGCCATTCACACCTGCCACAAAGCTCTGGCAtagtaatttttttaaaaaaatttcgAGCGCTCCCAAGTAAATTTCACCGTCTAttacatgtactccctccggtcttttttagttttagtttacATATAAGATTTGACCGAAGTCAAGTCTTGTAAAATTTGatcaactttatagaaaaaagtatcaacattcacaatctAAAATCAATACCACTAGATGTGTCACgacttaaagtttcatattatataactttagcatggtaaatgttgatattttttcatataaatacggtcaaactttgtgaagtttgacttcagagaattctaatatgcagagtaaaaaggaccggaggaaGTACTATTAGGGCTAAATTTCACCGTCTATTACATGTACtattagagcaactccaatgagATGACCCATTTTATCCGTTTGGATCATCCGGACACAAAACTTGGTCCAACGGGacgacccaaacggacgcgggTGTCCGCCCGCTGTCCGTCCCCGACCCAAACTTGGCCCAAATTTGGAAACAAATGAGTATGAAGCGGACGAAAGCGGACGCTCTGCTCGACCGCTGTCGTCCGCTCGTGTCCACCCCTGGTCCCACCTAGCAGTGAGCGCGCACGAGCTGGCGCTAGCCTCCACAACCACCACGAGGAGGAGCGAGGCCACATGCGCAGGTTGCCGCCGCGCTCGCCGGGGGGATCTTCGCCGCCGCGCTTGTCGCCCACCCCACTTCATGCAACTCCTCGCCAAAGAAACCGCCGATGCAGGTCTAGATCCCTCCACCGCGGCGGTTTCCCGCGACGCCGATGCAGGTCCAGATCCTGCCACCGCCAAAGAAACCGCTGATGCAGGCCGCTGGTCTGGGAGGAGGGGAGAGCGGCGGGGCCTGACGACGCGAGGGGGCGGAAGGGGCACGGCGGCGCGAGGGGGGAGCGCGACGCGGCGAGCTCGGGGccgggcgacggcggcgcgggctGGGCCATAGCTCGAGGCACACCGCGCTGGGCCACCACGGAGGAGCTCGTCTGTCTGTGGCCGGACTGGGTCTCCGACTGCTACTGGGAGGAGCAGTCCTCGCCGCCACTCCTGGCCAGCGGCACCTCCGCCGAGgactcctcctcgtcctcctccacgGTGTTGAGGTCGGGGGCTATGTGGATCGGCCAGAGCGGGAGAGGAGTCAGGGGCTATGTGGCTAGAGGCGGCGCGGCGAGCAGGGGGTGGGCGCGGCGAGCGGGGGATTGCGAGCTGCGGCATGGGCCGCGGCCGCAGCGGCGCGGGATGAAAGCGGCGTCTCCACGCGAGCAACCTTGTGTGTCCGCTTTTTGGTCTTGCGTTCGGTGCAGCCCCTGTCCGTCCCACTAGGCGAACGAGCGACCCAGACGGACAAAATCCGTGTCCGTTTGGGTCACtgcgttggagttgctcttagggTATCTTCGATGCCGGCTCTCAAAACGGACATAGTGATGCGAGAGTCGGTCATCCAACACTTGTAAAAAATATCCACCCATTAGTACGAAGTAATTCGGACATAATTCATGCATAAAGAGACTACTATCAGGCAAGGCCGCTTTCACCTCACTCTCCCCTCCtccctgctctctctctctctctctcctagCCCTAGGCGGTGGTGAATAACAACGACAATGGcgaatgggggggggggggtgcagaGTGTGTTGCATGGACGGCGGCGGTGAGTTCTCAGAGGCTGACAATTGGCTTGGGAGAGCGAGCTATGCGACGCAACCGGAAAATTGATCCATATTGTTATAAATTTGAATTGAAAATTGGCACCGGAACTGGGCGAACATTTACAGCATACCATTGGATGGCCGGCTCCCGCATTATTGTTCATAGACTGGCCCTGACTAGTTCGTGGACAAACAGTGTGACCGTTTTAGATGTCGGCGTTGGAGATACCCTAGGTATATTAGTATTGCTCAAAGTATATCCAGGATTTTTGTATATACAGGTGATCATCCACCCCTCGGTATTTTTATTCTCAACGAAAGGAAAGAAAAACGCTTGTTATTGATCTTGGTCGGAGATTTGCCAGTGAATATATAGTGGGTCGATGCCGATCTGATCAATCATGAGGATTGCAAAAATGAAAGATTATTGGAAAGGGAGGTGTTGCATTGCATGGGTGCCATGTGCATGATACATGCTTGTGTCCGCCCACTGATTGCCCATGCACAGTGCTAGCTTAGCTCAAAGAGGGGAGATTTATACACTCTGTACTCTCTAGCGTGGATTAATCATTTTTGTTGTAATAAAATTAGAGGGCGTTTCGAGGAACTGAGGTGGCACATGGGGTGGCTCGCGTTGGACCATGTACTGCTTGGATCTGTGATTTAACTAGCTGATAACCCACTGACATGATCCTTTTGGATGGATTATTGGACTGGATGATGGTAAGATTAGAGGGGTGGCCACCGCTGCTGGGTGCGGCATGTGGGTGTGGGTGGCACCATGTACTGGTACTGCACAAAAATAAAACCAGGTTGGGCCCTACCGCATGCGGGGCTGGTTTCACTGGCTAGATCTCCCTCCCTGCTGCCCTGCACACCCACTCGTGCGCCTTCTGTCCTCTGTCTTCCATTTCTCTCTCAAATTATTGGCATCTTGAGTAGGAATGTAAATTTTCTCTCAAAGTTACGGCTAGTAAATCGTGATGTTACGTACATACACTCTGTTTTTCCCCTGTCTCAACCCTCAACTTTTAGCGTCCATGCTGCTGCTCCTACTATCACTGTGCTCCTAGCACCATGTCTTGTTTCAGAGGCTTGATGGTCCGAATCGACCGCGTAATTAGCCAACTGATCTCAGCTTAACCCTAGCGTGGCACGGTTTTAAAAGCTACTGTATTACGTTTCTTTCTGAATGCAAGACGCTTTGGCAGTTTAAACTTACATATTTCAAAAATAGAGGGTGTAGGTATGAAATATAATTGAATCCTGGGCCGGTGAGTCAAACAGGTTGGCGAGATCTCGAGTCAATCAATCAATTGGTACTACGATCGATACGGCACAACTAGCGGAGCCCATTTCGTTGCACAGTGCGGTGCTGGCATGATCCATGTATGTGTACGTGTATTGTGCGCGCGCGCTCTATACGGAAATAATCGAAATATTTATTCACTCTTTTGTTGGCTCTGTACGGACTCGTGAGTAGCATATGCACCACTCAATTGCAGCCATCCGTCCGTCCGTGTGTTTGCTCGTGAAATCATCGGCAGATGGTGACACACTTAGAGCTTCTCCAATAGCTGATTTAGAATTTAGCTACCTAAATCCATTTTATCTTCACAGTTTGGCTACCTAAATCCATATCattttatgtggaggagagaCAAGATTTGGTTGGTCGAAAGAAATCTGCTTTTATAACATACCTTCATAACCACATGAAACATCAAGATCCGCAGTGGAGAGGCTTGGAAGCGGGTACGACGGCAGCAACTTCCGAATCGGGCGAGATGGTGGCGGAATCGACGTGCGGTGGCCGGAGCGGGAGGTGTCGACGGTGTAGCTCAAGCGTTGCGACCGGCCACAGGGACCTTGGAAACGACGTCGTTGAGCGGACGCCGGCTGGGAGGCGAATCCGATGGCGAGAAGGAACGTGGGGGCCGGCGGCGGCTGCATGGGCGCATCCGCAGGCGTTCGAAGGCTCGGATTTGCCAAGTCTAACTATAGATCCTCTTAGAGCAACTCTAATGGAACGACGCATTTTGTCTGTTTAGATCATTCAGACACAAAAACTTAGTCCAACAAGGCGATCCAAACGGACGCCGTGTACGCGTGTTGTCCGTTCCCGACCCAAACTTGGTCCAAATTTGATAAGAAATGGCTGCGAAGCGGACAGAAGCGGACGCTTTGCTCGACCGCTGTTGTCCGCTCGTGTCTGTCCTTGGTCCCACTTAGCAGTGGGCACGCACGAGCTGGCATCCCCACCCAGTCCTCCTTCCCCGCCTTCTCCGCCGTCCCGCTCACAGGCGCGGGCCGCCGCCATCCCCACCCAGTCCTCCTTCCCGCCTCCTCCGCCGTCCTCGAGGCCCGCCGCCGCGCTCAGTGGCGCAAGCTGCATCCCACGTCGTGGACCAGGATGACGGGGAGATCCCGCTGCCGCCTCCCATTCAGAGTCGAGCCGACAGGGCCGGGGGACTGCACGCAGGCGGCGCGGCGCCGGGAAGAGCCGGGGAACTGCAGATCTCGTAGTCGGCGGCGCATGGTGGGACGAGCAGCCTGGGCTCCGCCGGCGAGTCGGGTGGGAGCTGCAGAGCTTCGCGCTGGAGCAGATGCAGGAGGCGCTGCTCTATGACGACCTGCAGGCCGTCCTGGTGCGCGCCACACGGTGAGAAGCAAAGCAGGGGAGGGGGAAGCCGGGGCCGAGCGGCGAATGGCGGGAGTGCGTGCCGGCGCGGCAGAAGCCGGACGGAGCTATTGTCCTCTTTTGCGTTTTGGCATTGGATGTTCGCCGTGTCCGCTTTATGTCCGTGTCCGTTTGGGTCCctggagatgctcttaggtgGTACGGAGCACACTGCTTGTGCTTGAGGGCAGGGCAGGCAGGGTG contains:
- the LOC125534977 gene encoding cytochrome P450 85A1-like, whose amino-acid sequence is MALLLLVLVGVVVGVVLASSLLLRWNEVRYGNGRRKDGDGCLPPGTMGWPLFGETTEFLKQGPSFMKQRRLRYGRLFRTHILGCPTVVCMDPELNRRMLLQGEAGGLVPGYPQSMLDILGRNNIAAVHGPLHRVMRGAMLGLVRPAALRTSLLPKIDAFMRDHLHGWAGSVVDVQAKTKEMALLSALRQIAGITAGPLSDALKTELCSLVLGTISLPINLPGTSYYQGFQARTKLVSMLEQMIAERRSSGDAQDDMLDALLRSGDDGTREKLTDEQIIDLLIALIYSGYETMSTTSMMAVKYLSDHPRALDELRREHLDIRKGKSPEEAISYEDFKSMAFTRAVISETLRLATVVNGLLRKTTQDVEMNGYVIPKGWRIYVYTREINYDPFMYPDPMTFNPWRWLEKNMESHPHFMLFGGGGRMCPGKEVGTAEIATFLHYFVTRYRWQEEGKNTILKFPRVEAPNGLHIRVQDY